A window from Bufo bufo chromosome 1, aBufBuf1.1, whole genome shotgun sequence encodes these proteins:
- the LOC120981676 gene encoding alpha-tectorin-like: MMGSRVMVSVFMLAFSVIFVERLDAMILRPVNCPANQEPGCRPCWGGTCQSLSNYQQLSCTSQCNPGCVCKKDYYLQNNKCVYVSECNVQCPANMVFNPCVKKTITCKTLNSGAKEYDECKPRCQCVEGYIFSGQKPQDCIKMSECQNQTNVS, from the exons ATGATGGGCAGCAGAGTTATGGTTTCTGTGTTTATGCTAG CATTTTCTGTGATATTTGTGGAAAGGTTGGATGCCATGATCCTTCGGCCTG TGAATTGCCCGGCCAATCAAGAACCAGGCTGCCGACCATGCTGGGGAGGAACATGTCAAAGTTTAAGCAATTATCAACAGTTGTCCTGCACAAGTCAATGTAATCCCGGTTGTGTCTGCAAAAAAGACTATTATCTCCAGAATAACAAGTGTGTCTACGTGTCCGAGTGCAACGTTCAGTGCCCAGCAAACATGGTGTTTAACCCCTGTGTGAAAAAGACCATCACCTGCAAAACACTAAACAGCGGTGCAAAAGAGTACGATGAGTGTAAACCTCGCTGCCAGTGTGTAGAGGGTTATATATTCTCTGGTCAGAAGCCCCAGGACTGTATCAAGATGAGCGAATGTCAGAACCAGACAAATGTCTCTTAA